One part of the Myxococcales bacterium genome encodes these proteins:
- a CDS encoding DUF1592 domain-containing protein, giving the protein MKFRYPHNKSILRLCAASLSLASLLGACSGEIGGDGVTMPPDDDEPGAAGGRGPGPAPGGTGGTGGPSPSVCSGDQATLGKPLVGRLSARQYQRAVKALLTGRTVPDVSGMSEAYVDGFANFAGQGTTLEDITLLESSARLLTDKMQATSVASCSGSNAAAQKKCGHDFISDFGRKAFRRPLTADEANRWKGFFDESMGAHGYEDAVRMVVEAFVQAPQFLYVTEVGEPVSGDDKVRRLTQNELATRLALVLTDAPPDAQLISAAEAGALDDPSKLTEQVQRLLDSANGRESVANFHSQWLHLDTFQDLARDPEGIEYSDALEQGLRDGLTRFVSHVFWDRGGSVADLLTSRDGFINQTTAPVYEGVSANGSNLSQVQLKADRRAGLLTQAGWLAQHAKVDTDHPVSRGFFVSDRLVCNKPPQPTPDIVARFPEIPDDLAPMTEREFLETFHEEVDGCRGCHLAFDMFGFAFSHYDSVGRWRDTVKVKGVTKELDASGTIVNTVDLDGTFDGAVSLSERLANSASVQRCFVSHWATYLSRRTVEPDAACVIDPVIQEVGGQAGSMSDIVKSIVKSEAFRRFRVD; this is encoded by the coding sequence GTGAAGTTTAGGTACCCCCACAACAAGTCGATCTTACGTCTGTGTGCCGCCAGCCTCAGTTTGGCGAGCCTCCTCGGAGCCTGCTCGGGTGAGATCGGCGGTGACGGGGTGACCATGCCCCCGGACGACGACGAACCCGGAGCCGCCGGCGGTAGGGGGCCCGGGCCCGCTCCTGGCGGTACCGGTGGCACGGGAGGCCCCAGCCCGAGTGTTTGCAGCGGCGACCAGGCCACCTTGGGCAAGCCTCTCGTGGGCCGCCTGAGCGCACGCCAATACCAGCGCGCCGTCAAGGCGTTGCTGACGGGCCGCACGGTTCCTGACGTCTCAGGCATGAGCGAGGCCTACGTGGACGGCTTCGCCAACTTTGCGGGGCAAGGAACGACCCTCGAGGACATCACGCTTCTCGAGAGCAGCGCGCGGCTGTTGACGGACAAGATGCAGGCCACGTCCGTGGCATCGTGTTCGGGCTCCAATGCCGCGGCCCAGAAGAAGTGCGGTCACGACTTCATTTCCGACTTCGGGCGAAAGGCGTTCCGGCGCCCTTTGACGGCAGACGAGGCCAACCGCTGGAAGGGCTTTTTCGACGAGTCGATGGGTGCCCACGGTTACGAAGACGCCGTGCGCATGGTGGTGGAGGCCTTCGTACAGGCCCCTCAATTCCTCTACGTGACGGAGGTGGGCGAGCCGGTTTCGGGAGACGACAAGGTGCGCCGCCTGACCCAGAACGAGTTGGCAACGCGCCTGGCGCTCGTGCTCACGGACGCACCCCCAGACGCACAGCTCATCAGCGCGGCCGAGGCGGGGGCACTCGACGACCCATCGAAACTGACGGAACAGGTGCAGCGGCTCTTGGACTCGGCGAACGGACGAGAATCCGTCGCAAACTTTCACAGCCAATGGCTGCACCTCGATACGTTCCAGGACCTGGCACGCGATCCGGAGGGCATCGAATACAGCGACGCTCTCGAGCAGGGGCTTCGGGACGGCCTGACCCGCTTCGTCTCGCACGTCTTCTGGGACCGCGGGGGCTCCGTGGCCGACCTACTCACGAGCCGCGACGGGTTCATCAACCAGACGACAGCCCCGGTGTACGAGGGCGTTTCGGCGAATGGAAGCAACCTGTCCCAGGTCCAACTGAAGGCTGACCGTCGCGCGGGCTTGCTCACCCAGGCCGGCTGGCTCGCCCAGCACGCCAAGGTGGATACGGACCACCCGGTAAGCCGCGGCTTCTTCGTCTCCGACCGCTTGGTGTGCAACAAACCACCGCAGCCTACCCCCGACATCGTCGCACGTTTCCCTGAAATCCCAGATGACCTGGCGCCCATGACCGAGCGCGAGTTCCTCGAGACCTTCCATGAGGAGGTCGACGGCTGCAGGGGCTGCCACCTGGCCTTCGACATGTTCGGATTTGCCTTTTCGCACTACGACTCCGTGGGCCGTTGGCGCGACACCGTCAAAGTCAAGGGCGTCACCAAGGAGCTCGACGCGTCCGGCACGATCGTGAACACGGTCGACCTCGACGGCACGTTCGATGGTGCCGTATCGCTGTCCGAGCGGCTGGCGAACAGCGCGTCCGTGCAACGCTGCTTTGTCTCGCACTGGGCGACCTACCTCTCACGCCGCACGGTGGAGCCCGATGCGGCTTGCGTGATCGATCCTGTGATCCAAGAGGTCGGCGGCCAAGCGGGCTCGATGAGCGACATCGTAAAATCGATCGTGAAGAGCGAAGCCTTCCGTCGTTTCCGCGTGGACTGA
- a CDS encoding pirin family protein: MTSKAVLRVRKLGFPWETADPFLFCVHHDDQYPAGNARLGPASSLSGRTLGQDFEGKEGWRMYHGDVVPGFPQHPHRGFETITIVREGLVDHSDSLGATARFGHGDVQWLTAGKGIVHAEMFPLVHSDHRNPLELFQIWLNLPAADKMAEPHFSMLWSRQVPRRQNVDARGRKTEVTVIAGSLGDSRAPAPPPRSWASRKEAEVAIWTLRMDPGATFVLPPASRSVNRTLYLFTGGDLDMDGTALPPQHGADLRADAALPLVNTGAGAAEVLVLQGRPIGEPVVQHGPFVMNTQEEIRQALVDYRQTGFGGWPWPVDDPVHPKEAGRFARHVDGRFDHA; encoded by the coding sequence ATGACCTCGAAAGCCGTTCTTCGCGTCCGGAAGCTGGGATTCCCCTGGGAGACAGCCGATCCGTTTCTCTTCTGTGTCCATCACGACGACCAGTACCCGGCCGGCAACGCCCGCTTGGGGCCGGCCAGCTCGTTGTCAGGTCGCACCCTCGGCCAAGACTTCGAAGGCAAAGAGGGCTGGCGGATGTACCACGGCGACGTCGTCCCCGGTTTCCCCCAACACCCTCATCGGGGCTTCGAAACGATCACGATCGTGCGCGAGGGGCTGGTCGACCATTCGGACTCACTCGGCGCCACCGCCCGCTTTGGCCATGGTGACGTGCAGTGGCTGACCGCCGGTAAGGGCATCGTGCACGCCGAGATGTTCCCGCTCGTCCATTCCGATCACCGCAACCCGCTCGAGCTCTTCCAGATCTGGCTGAATCTGCCCGCCGCAGACAAGATGGCCGAACCACACTTCTCCATGCTTTGGAGCCGGCAGGTGCCGCGCAGGCAGAACGTGGACGCCCGCGGGCGCAAGACCGAGGTGACCGTGATCGCCGGCAGCCTGGGCGACTCCCGTGCTCCCGCGCCGCCGCCACGCTCGTGGGCCAGCCGCAAGGAGGCCGAGGTGGCGATCTGGACCTTGCGGATGGACCCGGGCGCCACCTTCGTGCTGCCCCCTGCGAGCCGAAGCGTGAACCGCACCCTCTACCTCTTCACAGGGGGCGACCTCGACATGGACGGAACCGCCCTGCCGCCCCAACACGGCGCCGACCTGAGGGCCGACGCAGCGCTGCCTCTCGTGAACACGGGCGCAGGTGCAGCCGAGGTGCTGGTGCTCCAGGGGCGCCCCATCGGCGAACCCGTGGTTCAACACGGCCCCTTCGTCATGAACACCCAGGAGGAGATTCGGCAGGCTCTCGTCGATTACCGACAGACCGGCTTCGGTGGGTGGCCCTGGCCCGTGGACGACCCCGTGCACCCGAAAGAGGCCGGACGCTTCGCCCGCCACGTCGACGGCCGCTTCGATCACGCCTGA